A section of the Streptomyces sp. CG1 genome encodes:
- a CDS encoding LCP family protein has product MSDPWDGPSGQATRSRSARVPGQRAAEPDGARSPGGRAAARAAARASGGKRGRRARQAGRAQKVLKAIGIGLSVIIVVTAGAGWWFYEHLNGNIHSLSLDGKGGIEKADAFGRTPINILVMGSDGRTSAEDCRLGGGCAKTGVQTGSNADVEMVVHISADRSNATVMSIPRDTMTQVPACKDSESSQSTSGYYGQINSALQYGPACQVATVHQLTGIPIDHFVKLDFSGVVKMSDAVGGVPVCVSDDVYDTYSHLKLSQGTHTLKGEAALEFVRSRHGFGDGSDLGRTVSQHLFLSAMIRKFKSAGTLTDPTAVYGLADAATKALTVDDGLGSVNKLISLASDVNKVPTKRMTFTTMQTAADPNNKERVVVGPGAKTLFATIAGDQSLTTGSGQKAAAASATAKPAAPAAPAVPASQIAVTVENGTAVTGRASVIASALTDQGFSPATTTANAPSPATDTTLTYGTGQKGEAQTVAKALGLSGSHLKQGTGTGLTLVIGSDWPSGTGFPGGSSQPAPADTKTAVSNAHASTADQAKTCAKVSPYKTVNLNGISMTPSQAYAAARGTPDSDS; this is encoded by the coding sequence ATGAGCGACCCGTGGGACGGGCCCTCCGGGCAGGCCACGCGCAGCCGTAGCGCGCGGGTACCCGGACAGCGAGCGGCCGAGCCCGACGGGGCGCGTTCACCGGGCGGCAGGGCGGCTGCCCGCGCGGCCGCCAGGGCGAGCGGGGGCAAGCGGGGGCGCCGGGCTCGTCAGGCGGGCCGCGCCCAGAAGGTGCTGAAGGCCATCGGGATCGGCCTGTCGGTCATCATCGTGGTCACGGCCGGTGCCGGCTGGTGGTTCTACGAGCACCTGAACGGCAACATCCACAGCCTCTCGCTCGACGGCAAGGGCGGCATCGAGAAGGCCGACGCCTTCGGCCGTACCCCGATCAACATCCTGGTCATGGGCTCGGACGGCCGCACCAGCGCGGAGGACTGCAGGCTCGGCGGCGGCTGTGCGAAGACCGGCGTACAGACCGGCAGCAACGCGGACGTGGAGATGGTCGTGCACATATCCGCCGACCGCTCCAACGCCACCGTCATGAGCATTCCGCGCGACACCATGACCCAGGTCCCGGCCTGCAAGGACAGCGAGAGCAGTCAGTCCACGTCCGGCTACTACGGACAGATCAACAGCGCGCTGCAATATGGTCCGGCCTGTCAGGTGGCAACTGTCCACCAGCTCACCGGCATTCCGATCGATCACTTCGTGAAGCTGGACTTCTCGGGTGTGGTGAAGATGTCCGACGCGGTGGGCGGTGTGCCCGTGTGTGTGAGCGACGACGTCTACGACACCTACTCGCATCTGAAGCTGTCCCAGGGCACGCACACCCTCAAGGGCGAGGCGGCGCTGGAGTTCGTCCGTTCCCGGCACGGTTTCGGTGACGGCAGCGACCTGGGCCGTACGGTCTCGCAGCACCTCTTCCTCAGCGCGATGATCCGCAAGTTCAAGAGCGCGGGCACGCTCACCGACCCCACCGCGGTCTACGGCCTGGCGGACGCGGCGACCAAGGCACTGACCGTGGACGACGGGCTGGGCAGTGTGAACAAGCTGATCTCGCTCGCGTCGGACGTGAACAAGGTGCCGACGAAACGGATGACGTTCACGACGATGCAGACGGCCGCGGACCCGAACAACAAGGAACGGGTGGTGGTGGGCCCGGGCGCCAAGACCCTGTTCGCCACCATCGCGGGCGACCAGTCGCTGACCACCGGCTCCGGCCAGAAGGCCGCGGCGGCCTCGGCGACCGCGAAACCCGCCGCCCCCGCCGCCCCGGCCGTGCCTGCCTCGCAGATCGCCGTCACGGTCGAGAACGGCACCGCGGTCACCGGCCGCGCCTCCGTGATCGCCTCCGCGCTGACCGACCAGGGCTTCAGCCCGGCCACCACCACGGCCAACGCGCCCAGCCCCGCGACGGACACCACCCTCACCTACGGCACCGGCCAGAAGGGCGAGGCGCAGACGGTCGCCAAGGCACTCGGCCTGTCCGGCTCGCACCTGAAGCAGGGCACCGGCACCGGCCTGACCCTGGTCATCGGCAGCGACTGGCCCAGCGGCACCGGCTTCCCCGGCGGCAGCTCCCAGCCCGCGCCCGCCGACACCAAGACCGCCGTGTCCAACGCGCACGCCTCCACCGCCGACCAGGCCAAGACCTGCGCCAAGGTCAGCCCCTACAAGACGGTCAACCTCAACGGCATCTCCATGACCCCGTCCCAGGCCTACGCGGCAGCACGCGGCACACCCGACTCCGACTCCTGA
- a CDS encoding ArsR/SmtB family transcription factor: MTENAAGFEDPPAEVLAEAAAAFGLLASSARLHLMWALSQGESDVTHLADRVGGALPAVSQHLAKLKLAGLVRSRREGRRQVYYIDDPDVVTLVRVMVGQLTARSHHAGTPVQGLRRAGG, translated from the coding sequence GTGACGGAGAACGCCGCCGGCTTCGAGGATCCGCCCGCCGAGGTGCTGGCGGAGGCCGCGGCGGCGTTCGGCCTGCTCGCCTCCTCCGCCCGGCTGCATCTGATGTGGGCCCTGTCGCAGGGGGAGAGCGATGTCACGCATCTCGCCGACCGGGTGGGCGGCGCGCTGCCCGCGGTCAGCCAGCACCTGGCGAAGCTGAAGCTGGCCGGACTCGTCCGCTCGCGCCGCGAGGGCCGCCGGCAGGTCTACTACATCGACGACCCCGACGTCGTGACCCTGGTCCGGGTGATGGTGGGCCAGCTGACGGCGCGCTCGCACCACGCCGGCACGCCTGTCCAGGGCCTGCGCCGGGCGGGCGGCTGA
- a CDS encoding TerD family protein yields the protein MSVSLTKGGNVSLSKQAPGLTAVTVGLGWQANTGYEPDASALLCDQSGQVLSDEHFVFFNNLSSPDGSVRHSGGASPVDGDTQRIEIDLTRVPDRVEKIVFPVSLYEGASRGQSFGQVLRAHIRVLDRDSGAELARYDLTPGGLSTETALVFGELYRHGAEWKFRAIGQGYASGLAGIATDYGVAVLREAPSAPSPTPSPAPATTPQPTGGAPTPPVPPKRLAVAPSAPAFTTSPQPTGSSTVTCFFDPNHGPGVTTVTWSPQWGVPRPVQTCGACAQRVQTTPPPFYTPPQQGYPQPVQQGYPQQGYPQQGYGQPYGDQDHHQQGGGRRFGTGALIGAGAAGLIGGALLNEAFDDDEPEVVVNNYYEED from the coding sequence ATGAGTGTGTCCCTGACCAAGGGCGGCAATGTGTCGCTGAGCAAGCAGGCCCCGGGTCTGACTGCGGTGACGGTCGGGCTGGGCTGGCAGGCGAACACCGGGTATGAACCGGACGCCAGCGCGCTGTTGTGCGACCAGTCGGGCCAGGTGCTGTCCGACGAGCACTTCGTGTTCTTCAACAACCTGAGCAGTCCCGACGGTTCGGTCCGCCACTCCGGCGGCGCCAGCCCGGTCGACGGCGACACCCAGCGCATCGAGATCGACCTGACCAGGGTCCCGGACCGGGTCGAGAAGATCGTCTTCCCTGTCTCCCTCTACGAGGGCGCGAGCCGCGGCCAGTCCTTCGGCCAGGTGCTCCGGGCGCACATCCGCGTCCTCGACCGGGACAGCGGCGCCGAACTGGCTCGCTACGACCTCACTCCCGGTGGCCTGTCGACCGAGACGGCACTCGTCTTCGGCGAGCTGTACCGGCACGGTGCGGAGTGGAAGTTCCGCGCGATCGGCCAGGGGTACGCCTCGGGACTTGCCGGCATCGCCACGGACTACGGCGTCGCCGTGCTGCGGGAGGCGCCCTCGGCGCCGAGCCCGACACCGAGTCCGGCCCCGGCCACCACCCCGCAGCCGACCGGCGGTGCACCTACGCCGCCCGTCCCGCCGAAACGGCTGGCGGTCGCCCCGTCGGCCCCGGCGTTCACCACATCCCCGCAACCCACCGGGAGTTCCACTGTGACCTGCTTCTTCGACCCCAACCACGGCCCGGGCGTCACGACCGTGACCTGGTCCCCGCAGTGGGGCGTGCCCCGGCCCGTCCAGACCTGCGGCGCCTGCGCGCAGCGCGTGCAGACCACGCCGCCGCCGTTCTACACCCCGCCCCAGCAGGGCTATCCGCAGCCGGTGCAGCAGGGTTATCCGCAGCAGGGCTACCCGCAGCAGGGGTACGGACAGCCGTACGGCGACCAGGACCACCACCAGCAGGGCGGCGGCCGGCGGTTCGGCACGGGCGCGCTCATCGGCGCCGGTGCGGCCGGCCTCATCGGCGGCGCGCTGCTCAACGAAGCGTTCGACGACGACGAGCCGGAGGTCGTGGTCAACAACTACTACGAGGAGGACTGA
- a CDS encoding GlsB/YeaQ/YmgE family stress response membrane protein — translation MGIISWIILGLLAGAIAKILLPGRDPGGLIGTTLIGIAGAFVGGWLSSHFLHRPVEKNFFDLYTWGAAIGGSLVLLIGYRLLFGNSRD, via the coding sequence GTGGGCATCATCAGCTGGATCATCCTCGGCCTGCTCGCCGGAGCCATCGCCAAGATCCTGCTGCCCGGCCGCGACCCGGGCGGCCTGATCGGCACGACCCTGATCGGCATTGCGGGCGCCTTCGTCGGAGGCTGGCTCTCCTCCCACTTCCTCCACCGCCCGGTGGAGAAGAACTTCTTCGACCTCTACACCTGGGGCGCGGCGATCGGGGGCTCCCTGGTGCTGCTGATCGGATACCGCCTCCTGTTCGGCAACTCCCGCGACTGA
- a CDS encoding TerD family protein produces the protein MSVNLSKGQRISLSKSDGGALTAVRMGLGWQAAPRKGFLAKLVGTREIDLDASALLFAGGQLADVAFFQHLASEDGSVRHLGDNLTGGAGAGDDDEVILVDLPRVPGHVDQIVFTVNSFTGQTFTEVQNAFCRLVDEHTGQELARYTLSGGGAYTAQIMAKLHRGGSGWQLTALGEPAAGRTFQDLLPAVAAHL, from the coding sequence GTGTCGGTCAACCTGAGTAAGGGACAGCGGATCAGTCTGAGCAAGTCCGACGGCGGAGCGCTGACCGCCGTCCGTATGGGCCTGGGCTGGCAGGCCGCACCGCGCAAGGGGTTCCTGGCCAAGCTGGTCGGCACCCGTGAGATCGACCTGGACGCCTCCGCCCTGCTGTTCGCGGGCGGACAGCTGGCGGATGTCGCCTTCTTCCAGCACCTGGCCAGCGAGGACGGCTCGGTGCGGCACCTCGGCGACAACCTCACCGGCGGCGCGGGCGCCGGGGACGATGACGAGGTCATCCTGGTGGACCTGCCGCGCGTCCCCGGCCATGTCGACCAGATCGTCTTCACGGTCAACTCGTTCACCGGCCAGACCTTCACCGAGGTGCAGAACGCGTTCTGCCGGCTGGTCGACGAGCACACCGGCCAGGAACTCGCGCGCTACACCCTCAGTGGCGGTGGAGCGTACACGGCACAGATCATGGCCAAGCTCCACCGCGGCGGCTCCGGCTGGCAGTTGACGGCCCTGGGCGAGCCGGCCGCGGGGCGGACGTTCCAGGACCTGCTGCCCGCCGTCGCCGCCCATCTCTGA
- a CDS encoding TerD family protein: MSVSLAKGGNVSLSKEAPGLSAVVVGLGWGVRTTTGADFDLDASALLLNGSGKVVSDRHFVFYNNLTSPDGSVEHTGDNLTGEGEGDDETVKVNLAAVPAEVDRIVFPVSIHDADTRGQSFGQVRNAFIRVVNQSGGAELARYDLTEDASTETAMVFGELYRSGAEWKFRAVGQGYASGLAGIAGDFGVNV; this comes from the coding sequence ATGAGTGTTTCCCTGGCCAAGGGTGGGAACGTGTCGCTGAGCAAGGAGGCACCGGGCCTGAGCGCGGTGGTCGTGGGACTCGGCTGGGGCGTGCGGACCACCACGGGCGCCGACTTCGACCTCGACGCCTCCGCCCTGCTGCTGAACGGCTCGGGCAAGGTCGTCTCCGACCGTCACTTCGTCTTCTACAACAACCTCACCAGCCCGGACGGCTCCGTCGAGCACACCGGCGACAACCTCACCGGCGAGGGCGAGGGGGACGACGAGACCGTCAAGGTGAACCTTGCCGCCGTGCCCGCCGAGGTCGACCGGATCGTCTTCCCGGTGTCCATCCACGACGCCGACACGCGCGGCCAGAGCTTCGGCCAGGTGCGCAACGCCTTCATCCGCGTCGTCAACCAGTCCGGAGGCGCCGAACTCGCCCGCTACGACCTGACGGAGGACGCCTCGACCGAGACGGCGATGGTCTTCGGCGAGCTGTACCGCAGCGGCGCCGAGTGGAAGTTCCGGGCCGTCGGACAGGGCTACGCCTCGGGACTCGCGGGCATCGCGGGCGACTTCGGCGTCAACGTCTGA